One region of Dysidea avara chromosome 1, odDysAvar1.4, whole genome shotgun sequence genomic DNA includes:
- the LOC136237199 gene encoding collagen alpha-2(IV) chain-like, whose amino-acid sequence MKGSKGDNGEPGGRGESGTPFNLITLHSQTNSTPACLVGSVQLWEGYTMGFTDGDGFGHGQDLGKPGSCVHCFNTIPFMMCRGRGENSRCYYSFRSGKTYWLSTNAAVDSEEIPMDEHEDHISCCSVCEIDSAILTVNSQSNSIPDCPSTWQSVWTGYSFLMNTGVAWF is encoded by the exons ATGAAGGGAAGCAAAGGAGATAATGGTGAACCTGGTGGTCGTGGTGAATCAGGAACTCCCTTCAACCTCATCACACTACACAGTCAGACCAACAGTACTCCAGCATGTCTGGTTGGATCAGTACAATTGTGGGAAGGATACACTATGGGCTTCACTGATGGTGATGGCTTTGGCCATGGCCAAGACTTAGGAAAACCTGGCTCCTGTGTGCATTGCTTTAATACTATACCTTTCATGATGTGTCGTGGTAGAGGAGAGAATTCCAGATGCTATTACTCATTTCGCAGTGGGAAAACTTACTGGCTGTCTACAAATGCTGCTGTTGACAGTGAAGAGATCCCCATGGATGAACATGAAGATCACATATCTTGCTGTTCAGTGTGTGAAATTGATTCCGCCATTCTCACAGTAAACAGTCAGTCTAACTCAATACCTGACTGCCCGTCAACATGGCAGAGTGTATGGACAGGGTACAGTTTTCTAATG AATACTGGAGTTGCATGGTTCTGA
- the LOC136237237 gene encoding uncharacterized protein — MAFKEFPVWMEQLQLLHKRCIDEGVKVIQQLHGDLSPKMYNDVMSDFLQNNNNGDLSAFWMSYIDMVTFLLGLLRASREDELKDDTSPDFGNRQFHSKLATDITVESPTF, encoded by the exons ATGGCATTCAAGGAATTTCCTGTTTGGATGGAACAGCTTCAGTTGCTACACAAACGATGCATTGATGAGGGAGTAAAAGTTATCCAACAACTACATGGAGACCTTTCTCCAAAAATGTACAATGATGTTATGTCAG ATTTTCTTCAGAACAACAACAATGGTGATTTGTCTGCATTTTGGATGAGCTACATTGATATGGTCACTTTTTTGCTAGGTCTCTTACGGGCTTCAAGAGAAG ATGAGCTCAAAGATGATACATCGCCTGATTTTGGAAACCGTCAAT TCCATAGCAAGCTGGCTACTGATATAACTGTGGAGTCTCCAACTTTCTGA